A single window of Bombus pascuorum chromosome 1, iyBomPasc1.1, whole genome shotgun sequence DNA harbors:
- the LOC132908641 gene encoding lethal(2)neighbour of Tid protein, producing the protein MAPRREFRSNLNSTKVSKKNTKNWYENYLEWGKLSSLFTDPRKLFLIGRLFIILEIILNILIIERIPYTEIDWKAYMQEVEGFLNGTLDYSKLKGDTGPLVYPAGFVYIFSILYFITEHGTKIKIAQYFFAVLYIVLLTLVFRIYTKTKKVPPYVLIIMCCTSYRVHSIFTLRLFNDPVAMVLLFASLNAFLDDQWYLGSIFYSMAVSVKMNILLFAPALLIAYICNLGIFKTIIHLLICALIQLVLGLPFLLNNPFAYIKGAFNLGRIFEFKWTVNWRFIPEHIFVHSYFHVSLLVLHILTLIYCTSTWIKYMKSYAKLKYMEKSLQPQLKKKEKVDMSTMSQLFIFPMFAANFIGVTFSRSLHYQFYIWYYHTLPYIAWCTDYKTVIKLTILGIIELCWNTYPSTMFSSISLHICHLMLLFGFMKHKSKTEKGK; encoded by the coding sequence ATGGCGCCGCGCAGAGAATTTCGATCTAACCTCAATTCGACAAAagtatcgaagaaaaataccaAGAATTGGTATGAAAATTACTTAGAATGGGGAAAATTAAGTTCCTTATTCACAGATccaagaaaattgtttttaattggAAGACTGTTTATCATTTTGGAAATCATTCTGAACATATTGATTATCGAAAGGATACCATATACAGAAATCGACTGGAAAGCATATATGCAAGAAGTCGAGGGCTTTTTGAATGGAACGTTGGATTACTCGAAATTGAAAGGTGACACTGGACCATTAGTCTACCCTGCAGgatttgtttatatattttctatattgtaCTTCATCACGGAACATGgaacaaagataaaaatagcACAGTATTTCTTTGCAGTCCTTTATATTGTGCTACTCACATTAGTTTTTCGAATTTATACGAAAACTAAAAAAGTTCCTCCGTATGTTTTGATCATTATGTGTTGTACATCTTATAGAGTCCATTCTATATTTACCTTAAGACTTTTTAATGATCCAGTTGCAATGGTGTTGTTATTTGCTAGTCTGAATGCATTTCTAGATGACCAATGGTATTTAGGcagtattttttatagtatgGCTGTGTctgtaaaaatgaatattttgctATTTGCACCAGCACTTCTCATAGCTTACATATGTAATTTAGGAATATTCAAGACAATAATACACTTACTTATATGTGCCTTAATTCAGTTAGTATTAGGTCTTCCTTTTCTACTTAATAATCCATTTGCATATATAAAAGGTGCTTTTAATCTTGGAAGGATTTTTGAGTTTAAATGGACAGTAAATTGGAGGTTTATACCAGAACATATTTTTGTCcattcatattttcatgtaTCATTGTTAGTGTTGCAtatattaactttaatttacTGTACATCAACAtggataaaatatatgaagtcGTATGCAAAATTAAAGTATATGGAAAAAAGCTTGCAACCTCaactaaaaaagaaagagaaagtagATATGTCTACGATGagtcaattatttatttttccaatgtttGCTGCAAATTTTATTGGTGTGACTTTTAGTAGATCATTGCattatcaattttacataTGGTATTATCATACATTGCCCTATATTGCATGGTGTACAGACTATAAgactgtaataaaattaacaattttggGCATAATAGAATTATGCTGGAACACTTATCCAAGTACCATGTTCAGCAGCATTTCATTACATATATGTCATTTGATGTTGTTATTTGGttttatgaaacataaatctaaaactgaaaaaggaaaataa
- the LOC132908649 gene encoding zinc finger protein 277, whose amino-acid sequence MNSTGKYKDLLPINSVYNEDGTIFKSQFIGLDDKPYNTKCVLCDEKFVLPKNEKELLSHLFEKHRLVIGDVWNIASLKSYIHYWSVKFKEEPLTKFCTTMLMDCTPAGEPSKNEKYYLLSDCISEDKTLRDEIHQAKLEWVLSEQARERKDTNFNRGCMFCRTEFSGLRITYIKHLAQKHNLYLGKPDNLVFIDEFLDKIQTAIENLICIYCEKLFKDRTALKEHMRKKLHKRINPNNKEYDKFYINNYLEPGKSWRHKQNTCTKNDVVGDQSSENEDEDTWSDWNDEGIGISCLFCTYSDKYFHLILTHMKAEHDFDFKIASKDLTFYQKVKVVNYVRRQIHLKQCVFCEMKVDNVLEHMKEENHFKIPSQKVWDQPEYYFPMNENESFLYNLDTSSTSDEESDIENVTEAMYETLK is encoded by the exons ATGAATTCGACag gaaaatataaagatttgTTACCTATAAACAGTGTTTATAATGAAGATGGTACTATATTTAAATCTCAATTTATTGGACTTGATGATAAACCTTACAATACAAAATGTGTCTTGTGCGATGAAAAATTCGTTCTtcctaaaaatgaaaaagaattgttgtctcatttatttgaaaaacatcGTCTTGTAATAGGAGATGTTTGGAATATTGCTAGTTTAAAAAG ttatatacattattGGAGTGTGAAATTTAAGGAAGAGCCTTTAACTAAATTCTGTACAACAATGTTAATGGATTGCACCCCTGCTGGGGAACcaagtaaaaatgaaaaatattatttactttctgATTGTATTTCGGAAGATAAAACTTTAAGAGATGAAATACATCAAGCTAAACTG GAATGGGTTTTATCAGAACAAgcaagagaaaggaaagataCAAACTTTAATCGTGGTTGCATGTTTTGTAGAACAGAATTTTCAGGtttacgtattacgtatataaAGCACTTAGCccaaaaacataatttataccTTGGGAAACCAGATAATTTGGTATTCATAGatgaatttttagataaaattcAAACAGCTATTGAAAA TTTGATATGCATATAttgtgaaaaattgtttaaagatCGTACAGCTTTAAAGGAACATATGCGTAAGAAGTTACACAAAAGGATAAATCCAAATAATAAAgagtatgataaattttatataaataattacttggAACCTGGAAAATCATGGAGACATAAACAG AATACTTGCACTAAAAATGATGTGGTAGGGGATCAAAGCAGTGAAAATGAGGATGAAGATACCTGGTCAGATTGGAATGATGAAGGCATTGGAATATCATGTTTGTTCTGTACTTACAGTGATAAGTATTTCCATCTTATTCTTACACATATGAAAGCAGAACatgattttgattttaaaattgcatcaaaagatttaacattttatcaaaaa gTAAAAGTAGTTAATTATGTCAGAAGACAAATCCATTTAAAACAATGTGTCTTTTGTGAAATGAAAGTGGATAATGTTTTGGAACACATGAAGgaagaaaatcattttaaGATACCTTCACAAAAAGTGTGGGATCAACCAGA gTATTATTTTCCCATGAATGAAAATGAAtcctttttatataatttggaTACAAGTAGTACTAGTGATGAAGAAAGtgatattgaaaatgttacaGAGGCAATGTATGAaacacttaaataa
- the LOC132908652 gene encoding mesencephalic astrocyte-derived neurotrophic factor homolog has protein sequence MNSSVLLTSFIILGLVYTVTALKSDECEVCINIVERFVNTLSEDVKKDTKKIEAAFKDFCKGTKSKENRFCYYLGGLEESATGILSELSKPISWSMPANKVCEKLKKKDSQICDLRYEKQIDIDTVDLKKLKVRDLRKILSDWDETCDGCIEKTDFIKRIEELKSKYSRTANSEL, from the exons ATGAATAGTTCAGTATTATTAACTTCCTTTATTATTCTTGGATTGGTATATACTGTCACAGCTTTGAAAAGTGATGAATGTGaag tatgtataaatattgtgGAAAGGTTTGTGAATACTTTAAGTGAAGATGtgaaaaaagatacaaaaaagaTCGAAGCAGCATTTAAAGACTTTTGTAAAGGTACTAAATCTAAGGAAAACAGATTt tGTTATTATTTAGGTGGTCTGGAAGAATCTGCCACAGGTATTTTAAGTGAATTAAGTAAACCTATATCTTGGTCTATGCCTGCAAATAAAGtatgtgaaaaattaaagaagaaggaTTCTCAAATATGTGATTTGAGATATG AGAAACAAATTGATATTGATACTGTTGATTTAAAAAAGCTTAAAGTACGTGATTTGAGGAAAATCTTGAGTGACTGGGATGAAACATGTGATGGTTGCATAGAGAAAACAGATTTTATTAAGCGAATTGAAGAACTGAAATCCAAATATTCTCGTACTGCAAACTCAGAACTCTGA